A window of the Armatimonadota bacterium genome harbors these coding sequences:
- a CDS encoding radical SAM protein, with translation MTKKDYAHLYGPVPSRRLGRSLGVDIVPFKVCSYDCVYCQLGRTTRLTAEPEELVDADEVMSELERWLAKGNTADYITFAGSGEPTLNSDLGAMISRTRELTDIPSAVITNGALLSDLSVIQGVSEADLIVPSLDAGTEETFRRINRPCEGLTLEMVVEGLRLLRQEFAGAIWLEVMLVRDLNDSDAELAAISAVISGLGPDKVQINTVERPSRSGGVSAVSPETLEKAREILGPSSEVITAQPDDRQAVRVEGSKSEVLQLLKRRPCTLGDIIAGTGLHVNEVVKILRDLMTDGLIESAGRPADPHYRPAINAVRAGTPEDA, from the coding sequence ATGACCAAGAAGGACTATGCGCATCTTTACGGCCCCGTGCCTTCACGCAGGCTCGGTCGATCTCTGGGCGTGGATATCGTGCCGTTCAAGGTATGCAGCTACGACTGCGTCTACTGCCAACTCGGCCGGACCACGAGGCTGACCGCCGAGCCCGAAGAACTGGTAGACGCCGATGAAGTCATGTCCGAACTGGAGCGATGGCTGGCGAAAGGCAACACAGCCGACTACATTACATTTGCCGGCTCAGGCGAGCCGACGCTTAACAGCGACCTGGGCGCGATGATCTCGAGGACCAGGGAGTTGACCGACATTCCGAGCGCCGTGATCACGAACGGGGCGCTGCTCTCCGATCTCTCCGTCATTCAAGGTGTCTCGGAGGCTGATCTCATCGTGCCTTCCCTGGATGCAGGTACCGAGGAGACCTTCCGGCGGATCAACCGGCCGTGCGAAGGCTTGACTCTCGAAATGGTCGTCGAAGGTCTGCGGTTGCTTCGGCAGGAGTTCGCCGGCGCCATCTGGCTGGAGGTCATGCTGGTGCGCGATCTCAATGACTCCGACGCCGAGTTGGCTGCGATATCAGCCGTCATCAGCGGCTTGGGTCCGGACAAGGTGCAGATCAATACAGTCGAAAGGCCGTCGCGATCCGGAGGCGTCTCGGCGGTTTCCCCGGAGACGCTGGAGAAGGCGCGGGAGATTCTCGGGCCGTCGTCAGAGGTAATTACTGCTCAGCCAGATGATCGGCAAGCCGTACGAGTCGAGGGTTCAAAGAGCGAGGTCCTTCAACTTCTGAAGAGACGGCCGTGTACGTTGGGTGACATCATTGCGGGCACGGGATTGCACGTGAATGAGGTCGTCAAGATTCTCAGGGATCTGATGACCGACGGTCTCATCGAGTCGGCCGGTCGGCCGGCCGATCCGCACTATCGCCCTGCTATCAATGCCGTCCGAGCGGGAACGCCGGAAGATGCCTGA
- a CDS encoding radical SAM protein codes for MEGILTVTYRCNARCHMCNTWQYPSDPRDEIQLEHIEKLPSGLKFLNVTGGEPFLRTDIEEIIGVARRKSERIVISTNGYFTERVLALVEKYPEVGVRVSLEGLPSANDELRGIADGFDHGLRTILQLMRLGVKDIGFGCTVSDRNAKDLMELYELAKGLGLEFATAILHNGYYFHKTDNALQKKDEIAECFHELIRDQLKSNNPKNWFRAYFNHGIINYVYGGKRLLPCEMGRDIFLLDPFGEIRPCNVLEMSMGNIKESSFEEIWNSPQADKVRRAAASCGQNCWMIGSASPAMKKNILAPIKWILKNKLKYTPAKYPVCQDEPTAECG; via the coding sequence ATGGAAGGAATTCTGACCGTAACCTACAGGTGCAATGCCAGGTGCCACATGTGCAACACGTGGCAGTATCCATCCGACCCGCGAGATGAGATTCAGCTCGAGCATATCGAGAAGTTGCCGTCTGGTCTGAAGTTCCTGAACGTCACCGGCGGCGAGCCGTTCCTGCGGACGGACATCGAGGAGATCATCGGCGTCGCAAGGCGGAAGAGCGAGCGGATAGTGATCAGCACCAACGGCTACTTCACGGAGCGTGTGCTGGCGCTGGTCGAGAAGTACCCGGAGGTCGGGGTACGCGTCAGCCTGGAAGGGCTCCCAAGCGCGAACGACGAGTTGCGGGGTATCGCCGATGGATTCGACCACGGACTGCGCACCATACTCCAACTGATGCGTCTCGGCGTGAAGGACATCGGCTTCGGGTGTACCGTATCCGATCGGAACGCGAAGGATCTGATGGAGCTGTACGAGCTTGCCAAGGGCCTTGGCCTGGAGTTTGCTACTGCCATTCTTCACAACGGCTACTACTTCCACAAGACGGACAATGCCCTGCAGAAGAAAGACGAGATCGCGGAGTGTTTCCATGAGTTGATACGCGACCAGTTGAAGAGCAATAACCCGAAGAACTGGTTTCGCGCCTACTTCAATCACGGGATCATCAACTATGTCTACGGCGGCAAGAGGCTGCTGCCGTGCGAGATGGGCAGGGACATCTTCCTGCTGGACCCGTTCGGCGAGATTCGCCCCTGCAACGTCCTGGAGATGAGCATGGGCAACATCAAGGAGTCGAGCTTCGAGGAGATATGGAACAGCCCTCAGGCGGACAAGGTAAGGCGGGCCGCCGCTTCCTGCGGCCAGAACTGCTGGATGATCGGCAGCGCCAGTCCTGCGATGAAGAAAAACATCTTGGCGCCGATCAAGTGGATTCTGAAGAACAAGCTTAAGTACACCCCGGCGAAGTATCCCGTCTGCCAGGACGAACCGACCGCCGAATGCGGGTGA
- the hydG gene encoding [FeFe] hydrogenase H-cluster radical SAM maturase HydG — translation MLDTRIINERKIADALDAASTDPGEIRDIISKAREMHGLDLPETASLLAVQDRDLEQEIFAAARDVKLAIYGKRLVLFAPLYISNLCSNNCLYCAFRRDNPDIVRRTLTLSEVGNEVRLLEDQGHKRLLMLMGEHPTERSLDYFLSAIETAYSTRSGKGEIRRINVEIAPLSIEDFRRLKEARIGTYVVFQETYHRETYRRVHPSGVKADYDWRLTAMDRAMQAGIDDVGIGALFGLHDYRFEVLGLLMHARYLDRTYGVGPHTISIPRIYPAKGAPISDRPLSPVTDDQFKRLVAVLRLSVPYTGMILSTRESPGLRHQVFDLGISQISAGSRTNPGGYASGKEHSPDDEQFSLGDTRPVDEVIRAVVEQGYIPSFCTGCYRLGRTGQDFMDLAKPGLIQEFCLPNAILTFQEYVEDYASEATRTASEKLARRMIEDIPTPERRSATRERITRVRAGERDLYF, via the coding sequence TTGCTAGATACCCGTATCATCAATGAGCGTAAGATCGCAGATGCGCTTGATGCAGCCAGTACCGATCCCGGAGAGATACGTGACATAATCAGTAAGGCTCGGGAGATGCACGGCCTGGACCTGCCGGAAACTGCTTCCCTTCTTGCCGTACAGGATCGCGATCTGGAGCAGGAGATATTTGCCGCCGCGCGAGACGTCAAGCTGGCCATATACGGCAAGCGACTCGTCCTCTTTGCACCGTTGTATATCTCGAACCTCTGCAGCAACAACTGCCTGTACTGCGCGTTCCGTCGGGACAACCCGGACATCGTGCGGCGGACCTTGACTCTCTCCGAGGTGGGGAACGAAGTCCGGCTGCTGGAGGATCAGGGGCACAAGCGCCTGCTGATGCTCATGGGCGAGCATCCCACGGAGCGAAGCCTCGACTACTTTCTCTCAGCTATCGAAACGGCATACTCTACCCGGTCCGGCAAGGGGGAGATACGCAGGATCAACGTCGAGATCGCCCCACTCTCGATCGAGGACTTCCGGCGATTGAAGGAAGCGCGGATCGGCACATACGTCGTCTTCCAGGAGACCTACCATCGGGAGACGTACCGGCGGGTGCATCCCAGCGGAGTCAAGGCCGACTATGACTGGCGGCTCACCGCCATGGACAGGGCGATGCAGGCCGGCATAGATGACGTCGGCATCGGCGCGCTGTTCGGGCTGCATGACTACCGCTTCGAAGTGCTGGGACTCCTGATGCACGCGCGGTATCTTGACAGGACGTACGGGGTGGGGCCTCACACGATCTCCATTCCCAGGATATACCCGGCCAAGGGCGCTCCAATCTCCGACCGACCGCTTTCGCCCGTGACCGACGATCAGTTCAAGCGACTGGTGGCGGTGTTGCGACTATCCGTGCCCTACACCGGCATGATACTTTCGACCCGCGAGAGCCCCGGTCTGCGGCACCAGGTGTTCGACCTCGGTATCAGCCAGATCAGCGCGGGCTCGCGGACGAATCCCGGCGGATATGCCTCCGGGAAAGAGCATTCGCCGGATGACGAGCAGTTCTCGCTTGGGGACACGCGGCCCGTTGATGAGGTCATTCGTGCGGTGGTCGAGCAGGGCTACATCCCCAGCTTCTGCACCGGCTGCTACAGGCTTGGGCGCACCGGGCAGGATTTCATGGACCTTGCCAAGCCCGGCCTGATACAGGAGTTCTGCCTGCCGAATGCCATTCTGACATTCCAGGAATACGTGGAGGATTACGCGTCCGAGGCCACGCGAACCGCGAGTGAGAAACTGGCCCGGAGGATGATCGAGGACATACCGACCCCTGAGCGCCGAAGTGCGACTCGGGAGAGAATCACGCGTGTCAGAGCGGGAGAGAGGGATCTCTATTTCTAG
- a CDS encoding PaaI family thioesterase, whose protein sequence is MGEEYQGYPGLVQGGIVATLLDSAMTNCLFADGIEAMTVRLNVRFREPVVVNRWMTVAACLVRRRGRFYELEASVLQNGRQKATAEGRFIGDKGRRVVEVGDNC, encoded by the coding sequence TTGGGCGAAGAATACCAGGGCTACCCGGGTCTGGTACAGGGAGGTATCGTCGCCACGCTGCTCGACTCGGCCATGACCAACTGCCTGTTTGCGGATGGTATAGAGGCAATGACGGTGCGGCTGAACGTTCGATTTAGGGAGCCGGTCGTGGTGAACCGCTGGATGACCGTTGCTGCATGTCTGGTCCGACGGCGGGGCAGGTTCTATGAGCTTGAGGCGTCCGTGCTGCAGAACGGGAGACAGAAGGCTACGGCTGAGGGCCGCTTCATCGGCGATAAGGGCCGCAGGGTGGTGGAAGTAGGAGACAATTGCTAG
- a CDS encoding ATP-binding protein — MRQMTVVSGKGGTGKTTVLGSFAALSENKVLADCDVDAANLHLLLHPDIEVRSDFYGAKIAVRDEEKCVRCGMCELRCRFDAITSEEVDELACEGCGLCTLVCPAHALTLETIKSGEYYLSATKYGPMAHAKLMPGGESSGRLVTVVRQQAEDLALRDGRYLILIDGPPGIGCTATASLTDVDLALVVTEPTLSGMHDMERVVQLIEHFGHRCAVIINKVDLNPENSASIREFALEHGVPVVGEIPFDETVTHANAAGRPLVEFSNGPAASAVREAWVGTAGLLT; from the coding sequence ATGAGACAGATGACGGTTGTGAGTGGAAAGGGAGGAACCGGCAAGACGACGGTGCTCGGATCGTTCGCCGCGCTCTCCGAGAACAAGGTGCTTGCAGACTGCGATGTTGACGCGGCGAATCTCCACCTTCTTCTCCACCCGGATATCGAGGTGCGGAGTGATTTCTACGGCGCGAAGATCGCAGTCCGCGATGAAGAGAAGTGTGTCCGCTGTGGTATGTGCGAGCTAAGGTGCAGGTTCGATGCGATCACTTCCGAGGAAGTGGATGAGCTCGCCTGTGAAGGATGCGGGCTCTGCACTCTTGTCTGCCCGGCACATGCCCTGACCCTTGAGACCATCAAGAGCGGAGAGTACTACCTCTCAGCCACGAAGTACGGTCCGATGGCCCACGCGAAGCTCATGCCGGGAGGAGAAAGCTCCGGGCGTCTTGTCACGGTCGTTCGCCAACAGGCTGAAGACTTGGCCCTCCGAGACGGCAGGTATCTCATCCTGATAGACGGTCCCCCGGGGATCGGATGCACGGCTACGGCGTCGCTCACCGACGTAGACCTCGCGCTGGTAGTGACTGAGCCGACGCTCTCCGGCATGCACGACATGGAACGTGTGGTTCAACTTATCGAGCACTTCGGTCATCGGTGCGCGGTCATCATCAACAAGGTTGACCTGAATCCTGAGAACAGCGCGAGCATCCGTGAGTTTGCCTTGGAGCACGGAGTCCCGGTCGTCGGTGAGATACCCTTCGACGAGACGGTCACCCACGCGAACGCTGCCGGAAGACCGCTCGTCGAGTTCTCGAACGGTCCCGCGGCATCGGCAGTGAGGGAGGCTTGGGTCGGGACAGCGGGGTTGCTCACATGA
- a CDS encoding ATP-binding protein translates to MPAKTPSLPVLSVAAGKGGTGKTLIATSLVLALNERHPGGVRILDCDVEEPNAHLLLRPEIASTETVSVLVPCVNKVRCDACGKCAEVCQYSAIAVIRDAVLTFPELCSGCGACVYICPRRAIDEEAREVGVVSSGRTPEGIKFHSGTVHVGVQRSGPVTRAVKRRISADMITIVDAPPGTACPMQETVESSDFCILVTEPTPFGLSDLGAAVETCKALNVPCGVIVNRDGPTDPGIEDYCLQQQIPLLLRIPQSREIAEAYSSGHTLTAALPEWKEAFLNTYDEIVRLTNTLSGGEEYARV, encoded by the coding sequence ATGCCTGCGAAAACCCCGAGTCTACCCGTTCTTTCGGTAGCGGCCGGCAAGGGCGGCACCGGCAAGACGCTCATCGCGACGAGCCTCGTCCTTGCCCTGAACGAGCGCCACCCCGGGGGAGTGCGGATTCTCGACTGCGACGTCGAAGAGCCGAACGCACACCTGCTGCTCCGGCCTGAGATCGCGAGTACGGAAACCGTGTCCGTGCTGGTTCCGTGCGTCAACAAGGTTCGGTGCGATGCCTGCGGCAAGTGCGCCGAGGTATGTCAGTACAGCGCGATCGCGGTCATCCGCGATGCCGTGCTGACCTTCCCGGAATTGTGCAGCGGTTGCGGCGCATGCGTCTACATCTGCCCTAGACGCGCCATTGACGAGGAGGCGCGTGAGGTCGGTGTTGTTTCGAGCGGCCGGACCCCGGAGGGCATCAAGTTCCACAGCGGCACGGTCCACGTAGGGGTCCAGCGCAGCGGCCCCGTCACCCGGGCCGTCAAGCGTCGGATCAGTGCCGACATGATCACCATAGTTGACGCTCCCCCGGGTACGGCATGCCCGATGCAGGAGACCGTCGAGTCGTCCGATTTCTGCATCCTGGTGACGGAGCCCACCCCATTCGGTCTGAGCGACCTGGGGGCGGCGGTCGAAACCTGCAAGGCGCTCAATGTCCCGTGCGGTGTCATCGTGAACAGGGACGGGCCGACCGATCCCGGCATCGAGGATTACTGTCTTCAGCAGCAGATACCTCTTCTGCTGAGAATACCGCAGTCCCGGGAGATCGCCGAAGCCTACTCCAGCGGTCATACGCTGACCGCAGCGCTTCCCGAATGGAAGGAAGCATTTCTCAATACGTACGACGAGATCGTGCGACTAACGAACACTCTTTCAGGAGGTGAAGAATATGCCAGGGTTTGA
- a CDS encoding NifB/NifX family molybdenum-iron cluster-binding protein, with product MKVAVCSTGDNLEAMADPRFGRCAYFLIVDTDSMVFEVVENTAAMQGQGAGIAAAQLVASKAVEAVVAGNFGPNAFQALNAGGIRIYTGSSGSVRQNVEALKAGQLQQISGASVQAHYGMPPGQAPGGGPAPGGGMGGGMGRGGGMGRGGGMGRGGGRGGRR from the coding sequence ATGAAAGTTGCGGTATGCTCGACCGGAGACAATCTCGAGGCAATGGCCGATCCACGATTCGGCCGATGCGCTTACTTTCTCATCGTTGATACGGATTCCATGGTCTTCGAGGTTGTGGAAAACACCGCCGCGATGCAGGGACAGGGCGCGGGTATCGCGGCGGCCCAACTCGTCGCGTCGAAGGCTGTCGAAGCCGTCGTGGCCGGCAACTTCGGCCCGAATGCGTTTCAGGCGCTGAATGCAGGCGGCATCAGAATCTACACCGGCTCAAGTGGTTCGGTTCGACAGAACGTCGAGGCGCTCAAGGCCGGTCAACTCCAGCAGATCAGCGGAGCCAGCGTTCAGGCGCATTATGGAATGCCTCCGGGCCAGGCGCCGGGAGGCGGGCCCGCGCCGGGCGGTGGAATGGGAGGTGGCATGGGCCGTGGAGGTGGCATGGGTCGCGGAGGCGGTATGGGCCGTGGCGGAGGACGCGGTGGGCGCCGGTAG
- a CDS encoding DUF5320 domain-containing protein, translated as MRHRNMYYATGLPGWMRFGYSPGWVGRSASGLGPCAQFMMSGQWPTPQMEQAWQGAEPTGFDRVALLKNQADMLQQQLEAIRAQIAEIENQED; from the coding sequence ATGCGTCACAGAAACATGTACTACGCGACCGGACTCCCGGGCTGGATGCGATTCGGATACAGCCCCGGATGGGTCGGCCGGAGTGCGAGCGGACTCGGGCCTTGTGCCCAGTTCATGATGTCGGGCCAGTGGCCTACTCCGCAGATGGAGCAGGCCTGGCAGGGTGCCGAGCCCACTGGATTCGACAGGGTAGCTCTGCTGAAGAACCAGGCGGATATGCTCCAACAGCAGTTGGAGGCGATCAGAGCTCAGATCGCCGAGATCGAGAATCAGGAGGACTGA
- a CDS encoding helix-turn-helix transcriptional regulator, which yields MAIKQHPNTHGYDLIQHVQKLAMTDSEIEPGAVYRMLRQLEANGMVVSSWEFGSHGPARRCYSLTPEGEVHLTEWAQIIEKRRAEMDEFLREFEDAQKSSAAGRVG from the coding sequence ATGGCGATCAAGCAGCATCCGAACACGCACGGGTACGATCTGATCCAGCACGTTCAGAAGCTGGCGATGACCGACTCCGAAATCGAGCCGGGCGCAGTCTACCGAATGCTGCGCCAACTGGAGGCGAACGGGATGGTCGTCTCTTCCTGGGAGTTCGGCTCGCACGGACCGGCGAGACGCTGCTACTCGCTCACGCCTGAAGGCGAAGTGCATCTCACGGAGTGGGCGCAGATCATCGAGAAGCGGCGCGCTGAGATGGACGAATTCCTCAGGGAATTCGAGGACGCACAGAAGAGTTCAGCAGCCGGCAGAGTTGGTTGA
- a CDS encoding carbohydrate ABC transporter permease: MKPNRQLASLATKGLTYAVLLAGSVGMMLPFLWMCSTALKSADKVMAYPPQWIPHPMVWRNFIEGWASLPFTLYLRNTCIITGTVIAGVLLTASMAGYAFSRLRFPGRDALFIVTLATMMLPAQVTMIPVYLMFRDIGWLNTFKPLTIGAWLGGGAFNIFLLRQFMLTIPLELEDAARIDGCGSFGIYRQIMLPLIKPCLAVIAIFTFIGTWNDFMGPLIYLTTPDKLTLALGLQFFQGHYGVTLHYLMAVSLVVMAPCLILFFVAQKYFISGIALSGIKG; this comes from the coding sequence ATGAAACCGAACCGACAACTGGCCAGCCTTGCGACGAAGGGGTTGACATACGCCGTGCTGCTCGCGGGATCGGTGGGGATGATGCTGCCGTTCCTCTGGATGTGCTCGACCGCGCTGAAGTCGGCGGACAAGGTGATGGCCTACCCGCCTCAGTGGATCCCGCACCCGATGGTCTGGCGCAACTTCATCGAGGGGTGGGCGAGCCTGCCGTTCACGCTCTACCTGAGGAACACCTGCATCATCACCGGCACGGTCATCGCCGGCGTGCTCCTGACGGCCTCGATGGCGGGGTACGCCTTCTCCCGCCTCCGATTCCCCGGGCGGGATGCGCTCTTCATCGTCACGCTCGCAACCATGATGCTCCCGGCGCAGGTCACGATGATCCCCGTCTACCTCATGTTCCGCGACATCGGTTGGCTGAACACGTTCAAGCCGCTCACGATCGGCGCGTGGCTCGGCGGCGGGGCGTTCAACATCTTCCTGCTCCGGCAGTTCATGCTCACGATCCCGCTCGAGCTGGAGGACGCCGCGCGGATAGACGGGTGCGGATCCTTCGGCATCTACCGGCAGATCATGCTCCCGCTGATCAAGCCGTGCCTGGCCGTGATCGCGATCTTCACGTTCATCGGCACGTGGAACGACTTCATGGGTCCGCTGATCTACCTCACCACGCCGGACAAGCTGACCCTCGCGCTCGGCCTCCAGTTCTTCCAGGGGCACTACGGGGTCACTCTGCATTACCTCATGGCGGTCTCGCTCGTCGTGATGGCCCCCTGCCTGATCCTCTTCTTCGTAGCGCAGAAGTACTTCATCTCGGGGATCGCGCTCTCGGGCATCAAGGGATGA
- a CDS encoding sugar ABC transporter permease translates to MKRRGNVSNLRRRESIEGYLFVAPLLVGLIVFTAGPMLASLAISFCKYNLFSPPKFIGVGNYTELARDPLFWQSLKVTMIYSFVSVPIGLSLGLAVALLMNQKIRGIAVFRTIYYLPAVVSGVAVALLWIWIFDPSYGLGNVVLRAFGLPPVGWLSDPRTSLLSLILMSFWGVGGGMVIYLAGLQSVPQHLYEAASLDGAGVWSKFRHVTIPMLTPVIFYNLIMGIIGSFQVFTQAFVMTNGGPVNSTLFYVLYLFRQAFNYYHMGYASAMAWVLFVIILVLTMLVFKSSAAWVYYEGERRR, encoded by the coding sequence ATGAAGAGGAGAGGGAATGTGAGCAACCTACGTCGCCGAGAATCCATCGAGGGGTATCTGTTCGTCGCGCCTTTGCTCGTCGGGCTGATCGTGTTCACCGCCGGGCCGATGCTCGCGTCGCTGGCGATCAGCTTCTGCAAGTACAACCTCTTCAGCCCGCCGAAGTTCATCGGCGTCGGGAACTACACCGAGCTGGCGCGCGACCCGCTCTTCTGGCAGTCCCTGAAGGTCACCATGATCTACTCATTCGTCAGCGTCCCGATCGGCCTCAGCCTCGGACTCGCGGTCGCGCTGCTGATGAACCAGAAGATCCGCGGCATCGCCGTCTTCCGCACGATCTACTACCTCCCGGCGGTCGTCTCGGGCGTGGCGGTCGCGCTCCTGTGGATATGGATCTTCGACCCCTCCTACGGGCTCGGCAACGTCGTGCTCCGGGCGTTCGGACTCCCGCCGGTGGGGTGGCTCTCCGACCCGCGGACCTCGCTCCTGTCGCTTATCCTGATGAGTTTCTGGGGAGTCGGCGGCGGGATGGTGATCTACCTAGCCGGCCTGCAGTCCGTGCCTCAGCATCTCTACGAGGCCGCGTCGCTCGATGGGGCCGGTGTCTGGTCTAAGTTCCGGCACGTGACGATCCCGATGCTCACGCCGGTGATCTTCTACAACCTGATCATGGGGATCATCGGCAGCTTCCAGGTGTTCACGCAGGCGTTCGTGATGACGAACGGCGGCCCGGTGAACAGCACCCTCTTCTACGTGCTCTACCTCTTCCGCCAGGCGTTCAACTACTACCACATGGGCTATGCGTCCGCGATGGCCTGGGTGCTCTTCGTGATCATCCTCGTGCTCACGATGCTGGTCTTCAAGTCCTCCGCCGCCTGGGTCTACTACGAAGGCGAGAGACGCCGATGA